A region of Salvia splendens isolate huo1 chromosome 17, SspV2, whole genome shotgun sequence DNA encodes the following proteins:
- the LOC121774007 gene encoding transcription factor bHLH30-like, which yields MFSIPSFYELGTCSDSYDVVGMLNSPTNSDNPNLSPRSMAEAKAVAASISHKEAERRRRKRINGHIATLKSILPNAIKTDKASLLGEAVRRVKELKKTAAAQEDYPSEADELKLSQCESTGLVKAALSCDDRPEIIVDMIQALKAAEAKVVRAEMATVGGRTKSVLWVRVGAQNDAGLGGLRRALKMVMDKSTSSEQSLPGSKRPRYYHL from the exons atgtTTTCTATCCCAAGTTTCTATGAACTCGGGACTTGTTCGGATTCATACGATGTTGTCGGAATGTTGAATTCCCCGACAAACTCCGACAATCCAAACCTCAGCCCAAGATCCATGGCCGAAGCCAAAGCCGTTGCAGCCAGCATCAGCCACAAGGAAGCCGAGCGCCGCCGCCGCAAGCGCATTAACGGCCACATCGCCACCCTCAAATCCATCCTCCCCAATGCCATCAAG ACGGACAAAGCCTCACTGCTGGGAGAAGCCGTGCGGCGCGTGAAGGAGCTGAAGAAGACGGCGGCGGCTCAGGAGGATTACCCGAGCGAGGCGGACGAGCTGAAGCTGTCGCAATGCGAGAGCACGGGGCTGGTAAAGGCGGCATTGTCGTGCGACGACAGGCCGGAGATAATCGTGGACATGATACAAGCGCTGAAGGCGGCGGAGGCGAAGGTGGTGAGGGCGGAGATGGCGACGGTGGGGGGGCGGACGAAGAGCGTGCTCTGGGTGAGGGTGGGGGCCCAAAACGACGCCGGATTAGGGGGCTTGAGGAGGGCGCTGAAAATGGTCATGGACAAGTCGACGAGTTCGGAGCAGTCTTTGCCGGGGAGCAAACGCCCACGTTACTATCATTTGTGA
- the LOC121775165 gene encoding MADS-box protein SVP-like: MAREKIQIKKIDNVTARQVTFSKRRRGLFKKAEELSVLCDADVALIIFSSTGKLFEYASSSMKEILGRHNLHAKNLNKLEQPSLELQLVEDSNHARLNKEVADRTNQLRRMRGEDLHGLTIQELQQLEKALELGLSRVIDKKGEKIMNEISQLQEKGMQLLEENKRLQLQVIDLTNNGARRVAITAESDTIMYEEGQSSESFTNAGNSFGPPQDYDSSDTSLKLGLPYNG; encoded by the exons ATGGCAAGAGAGAAGATTCAAATCAAGAAAATCGACAACGTGACGGCAAGGCAGGTCACCTTCTCCAAGAGAAGAAGAGGCCTTTTCAAGAAGGCTGAAGAGCTCTCAGTCCTCTGCGACGCCGACGTCgccctcatcatcttctctTCTACCGGAAAGCTGTTTGAGTATGCTAGCTCCAG TATGAAGGAGATACTCGGAAGGCATAATTTACACGCCAAAAACCTTAACAAATTGGAGCAGCCTTCCCTCGAGCTGCAG CTAGTAGAGGATAGCAACCATGCCAGACTAAACAAAGAAGTGGCTGACAGAACCAATCAGCTTAG GCGCATGAGAGGTGAAGATCTTCATGGATTAACTATTCAAGAGCTGCAGCAGCTGGAGAAGGCACTTGAACTTGGCCTAAGCCGCGTCATTGATAAGAAG GGTGAGAAAATCATGAATGAGATCAGTCAACTTCAAGAAAAG GGAATGCAGCTCTTGGAAGAAAACAAACGACTACAGCTGCAG GTGATAGATTTAACAAATAATGGGGCAAGGAGAGTGGCGATAACTGCAGAGTCAGATACTATAATGTACGAGGAAGGGCAGTCGTCTGAGTCTTTCACGAACGCTGGCAACTCCTTCGGCCCTCCACAAGATTATGACAGCTCGGATACATCCCTTAAGCTTGG GCTGCCTTACAATGGGTGA